Within the Maribacter sp. BPC-D8 genome, the region AGTAAAAAACAGCTTGCTGTTTTTTACTTTAGGACTAACCACTAGTTCACTAACCACTAGTTCACTAACCACTAGTTCACTAACCACTAGTTCACTAACCACTAGTTCACTAACCACTAGTTCACTAACCACTAGTTCACTAACCACTAATTCACTAACCGCCTAAACAAATCACACATCACAAATAGTAACTCCTTGTTTTAGTGCAGCAATTTTATCATCCCAGCTGGGTACGAATTCTTGCGCTACGTGTCCCGTATATCCGGTTTTTAAAATAGCCTTCATTACTGCAGGGTAGAAAATTTCTTGAGTTTCATCTATCTCGTGTCTACCAGGGTTTCCGCCAGTATGGTAGTGTCCGTAATATTGGTGGTAATCTTCAATATTTCTAATGATATCACCTTCCATAATTTGCATGTGGTAAATATCATAAAGCAGTTTAAAATGTTCAGAACCAATAGCTTCGCATAGCGATACGCCCCATTCAGAGGTGTCGCACATATAATCTTTATGATTTACCTTACTATTTAGCAGTTCCATCTGTAAAACTACGCCATGCTTTTCTGCCAATGGCATAAGTTTTTTAAGACCTAAAGCGCAATTTCGCAACCCGACTAAATCGTTCATTCCGTTTCTATTTCCGCTAAAACAGATCAAGTTGGTATAGCCTGCTTCTGCCACTAAGGGTATTACGCGCTCGTAATCGGCAATTAACTCCTCATGTAAAGAAAGGTCGTTAAAGCCTTTTTCTATGCCCATACCTGCACCCCAACACATAGAGGCGTGAATATTATATTTTTTAAGAAGTGGAAATTCATCTGGTCCAACTAAATCAATCGATCTGATATCTAATTCTACTAAATTTTTAAGAAAATCTTCAAAAGGGATACTTCCATAGCACCAATAACAAACACTATGGTTAATATTGTACTTTAGTTTAGCATCAGTTTCAAGGTTTTTATCGCTTGCCGCTGCTGCTGAAGTAGTTAAGAATCCGACAGAGGCAGCCGCTGAGGTTCCAATAAAATTTCTTCTTTTCATGTTAATTGAATTGTAGTTTGAGTAGTTGATTCTTTAAAGATAATTTTTTTAGATTTAAAAATGGAAATTAATCCAGATAAGCAGAAGTTAATAGAATTGGCACACTACCGAATGCCATTTGGTAAGTATAAGGGTAAGTATCTTATCGATTTACCAGAGCCATATTTGGTGTGGTTTAATCAAAAAGGATTTCCTGATGGTAAATTGGGAGATTTATTGCGTTCTATGTTAGAAATCAAAACAAACGGCTTAGAATCGATAATTCGAAAAATACAAAAACATTTTCCTAAAGAAACCCGTTAAGTTCTAACCTCAATTTGTAACTTTGTGTCCCGTAACATAGAATTCGATACATGGCACAAACCAAATACATCTTCGTTACGGGAGGCGTTACTTCATCACTAGGAAAAGGCATCATTGCTGCATCTTTGGCGAAATTACTGCAATCTCGCGGCTACAAAACTACCATTCAAAAGCTAGATCCTTACATTAATGTAGATCCAGGAACCTTAAACCCTTACGAGCATGGCGAATGTTATGTAACTGATGACGGTGCAGAAACAGATCTAGATTTAGGTCATTACGAGCGTTTTCTAAATGTTCGAACTTCTCAAGCCAACAATGTTACTACCGGTAGAATTTACCAAAGCGTAATTGAAAAAGAACGTAGAGGAGAATTTTTAGGTAAAACGGTACAAGTAGTTCCTCATATTACAAACGAAATAAAAGAACGTGTACAGCTACTAGGTAAAAGCGGTGAATATGATATCGTTATTACTGAAATTGGTGGTACGGTAGGTGATATTGAATCTTTACCATATATAGAAGCAGTTCGTCAACTTCTTTGGGAGCTAGGTGATAACAATGCTATTGTTATTCATTTAACGCTAGTACCTTATTTATCTGCTGCAGGTGAGTTAAAAACAAAACCTACGCAACACTCTGTAAAAACATTGATGGAAAGTGGTATAAAAGCCGATATTCTTGTGTGTAGAACAGAACATGAAATTTCTAACGAGATAAAAGATAAACTGGCGCTTTTCTGCAATGTAAAGCGTGAAGCGGTTATACAAAGTATCGATGCATCTACTATTTACGATGTGCCATTATTAATGCAAGAAGAAGGTTTAGACACCGTAACCTTGCAGAAATTGGCATTGCCAAATACTGTAGCTCCAGACTTAGGTCGTTGGAACGAGTTTTTGGCAAGACATAAGAATCCGAAAGATGAAGTTACTATTGGTCTAGTAGGTAAATATGTAGAACTGCAAGATTCTTATAAGTCTATTTTAGAGTCATTTATACATGCCGGAGCTGCGAACGAAGTGAAAGTAAATGTAAAATCTGTTCATTCAGAATATATTACAGCTGCGAACTGCGAAAGTAAATTAAAAGGATTGGATGCTATTTTGGTAGCACCAGGTTTTGGTGAGCGTGGTATTGAAGGTAAAGTGAAAGCTGTTGAATATGCGCGTATTAATAAAATTCCGTTTTTGGGTATCTGCTTAGGTATGCAAATGGCCGTTATTGAATATGCCCGTGATGTATTAGGACTTAAAAATGCAAATTCTACAGAGATGGATGAGAAAACTCCTGATCCTGTAATTAGCATTATGGAAGAACAAAAGACCATAACCGATAAAGGTGGTACTATGCGTTTAGGTGCGTGGGACTGTGATTTGAAAGATGGTAGTTTGGTTAAAAAAATGTACAACGGTGCTTCTCAAATATCTGAACGTCATCGTCATAGATATGAATTCAATAATGCTTATTTAGAGCAATTAGAGAATGCAGGTCTTATGGCAACAGGTTTCAATAAAGAGACTAATTTGGTTGAAATTGTAGAGTTAAAGGATCATCCTTGGTTTATTGGCGTGCAATATCACCCAGAGTATAAGAGTACCGTAGCTAATCCGCATCCATTATTTGTGGGCTTCGTTAAGGCTGCTTTAGAGCACAAAAAGTCACAAACTAATGCCACATTGGCATAAACATCATATTTGGACATATATTTGCTTTCTTAAAAATTCAAAATATTCCCAATTAATTAGAAATACCACATGGAAGAAAAGAAATTTGACGTACAATCCATAATTGGCTTCGTGCTTATCTTTGGAATACTCATCTTCATGTTTTACCAAAACCAACCAACTCCAGAAGAGTTAGAGGCAGAAAAGGCAAAGCAAGAACAAGTAGAAGCTGCGAAGGCATCAGAAGATTCAGAAATAGAAACTGTTATTAATGATGTACCACAGTTAGATTTACAAGATTCTACTGCAGTTGCCAATTACCAAGGTAAACTTGGTGCTTTTGGTTTTACAAAACCTTCTAATGATATTACTACGTTAGAGAACGATGTTCTTTTATTGAAAATCAGTAATAAAGGTGGGCAGATCGTAGAAGCGAAAATGAAACAATTCGTTACTTACGATTCTGTACCGGTTTATTTGGTAAAAGATGGTAATGCTTCTTTCGGATTAGATTTTGCAACTTCTGATAATAGAACATTGAATACTCAAGATCTGTATTTTGAGCCGACAATGACAAATGATAATGGCAACCAAGTATTGTCATTAAAAGCGAAAACTTCGAGCAATCAATATCTTGAATATAGATATGTGATTAAGCCAAATGATTATTTGGTTGACTTTACGATCAAGTCAAAAGGCTTGGATAATGTAATAAGTTCTAGCAAGCCAGTTCAATTAGATTGGAAGTTAAAAGCAATTCGTCACTCTAAAAGTATACAGTACGAGAATAGGTATACACGTTTAACTTATAATCATGAAGATGGTAAAATAAGTAAGCTTTCTGAAGGTAGTGATGATGAAGAGACTGAAGAAGATGTAAAGTGGATTTCTTATAGACAACACTTTTTTAGCAGTATTCTAGCAGCAGATCAGCCTTTTAAAAGTGGTGATCTTACTTCTGTTAATTTAGTAGAAGAAGAAAGTAGAACTTTCGGTTTTACGAAAGAATATGCATCTGCATTACCGGTAGAATTGGAAGGCGGAGAAATATCTAAAGATTTACATTGGTATTTTGGTCCTACAGATGTTGATACTTTATCTAAGTATGAAGATTTAGGTTTGGTTGATTCTATTCCTTTTGGATGGGGTATTTTCGGTTGGATCAACCGTTATGTATTTACACCTTTCTACTCTTTAATTAGCACATATTTTCCTTATGGTATTGCTATAATTATTATGACGATTTTAGTTCGTTTGGCAATGTCACCGGTTACATATAAGTCTTATTTGTCTCAAGCGAAGATGAAGGTGTTGAAGCCTGAAATTACTGAGCTAGGGGAGAAGTATAAAGACAATGCAATGAAAAAGCAGCAAGAGACCATGAAATTGTATGGTAAGGCTGGTGTGAGTCCCATGAGTGGTTGTATACCGGCAGTTATACAAATGCCTATATTTTATGCGCTATTCATGTTCTTTCCAACATCATTTGCGTTACGTCAGAAATCATTCTTATGGGCAGATGACCTTTCTTCTTTTGATACGATTTATCAATTTCCAGAAGGATTCTCTATTCCGTTTTACGGAGATCACGTTAGTTTGTTTCCAATATTAGCATCTATCGCTATATTCTTTTACATGATGATGACAACAGGTCAGAACATGCCAACACAACCAGGTATGCCGAACATGAAGTTTATCATGTACCTAATGCCTTTCATGATGTTGATTTTCTTCAATAATTATGCGAGTGGATTGAGTTTGTACTACTTTGTTTCTAATACCATTACTATCGGTATCATGCTGGTCATTAAGAATTTTATTCTCGATAATGATAAAATTCATGCCCAGATACAAGAGAACAAGAAGAAACCGAAGAAAGAAAACAAGTTCCAAAAGAAAATGCGTGAAATGATGGAACAAGCAGAAGCGCAGAAGAAAAAGTAAAAAAACTTTAGTGTTATAAAAATAAAAAGCCCTTTCAAAATTGAAAGGGCTTTTGCCATTGGTTAAGGCTTGGTTTGGTAAGATTTGGGATGTCAAAGATGTAATTAATTTAAGGTTATATAAAAAGTTAGTTGTCAAGGGTGACAAATTGTATGTTAAACGAGTGTATGATGATGTTTAGGTTTTTTTGAAATAGAATACTCTATTTAAATTGTAGCTTTTGTAAAAATATTAGGTTAGAATATTTAGATACATCGTATAAAAAATCCAAGATTGTCAAATATTGGTTAAAGCTTAAGTAACATTTTAAACGGTTATATACCTATCTGCTTTTAATGAGTAGATTTCTAAATACTATAGGCGCATCGTATTCTTAAAACTTTATATAAAAAAAGAGCCGCATTATGCGGCTCTTTAAATTTTGAAAAAGGGTATAAATTAGTTTGTTGTGTCTGGTATCATAACAGTGTCGATAGCATGTATAACACCATTATTAGCTTGAACATCAACCGCGATAATACCGATTTCTGCATTACCCGAACCATCTGTAATGGTAACATTGCCATCACCATCAATAGTAAAAGTTAAGGTGTCACCTTCTAAAGTCGCGGGAGAAACTAATCCGCTACTCAAGTCGCTAGAAACAATATTTGCGCCAGCAATAACATGATGATTTAATACAGCAGTTAACACATCTCCACTTGGTACTGCTGCTAAGTCTGCAAACGCTCCGTTAGTAGGTGCGAATACTGTAAAAGGAGCAGGTTCTGTACCTGTAGCAGTACTTAAAACACTTACAAAGTCTGGTTGACCTTCAGCAGTTAATGCGCCTACAAGAGAACTAAAGTTAGGGTCAGCTGTTGCAAAAGTTACCACATTTGGCAAATCTATAACTGTGTCTACTGCATGTATAATTCCGTTAGTAGCAACGATATCGGCTGCAGCCACAGAACTTATTCCGTTTAATGTAACGCCATCATCAACATTCACATAAATACTTAGATTATCACCATCTACATTGGTCGCGGCAGTGTTAAAATATGTATTAGAAAGACTTGCTGCATCTGCAGCTGCGCCAGAAATTACGTGGTTTGCTAAAATACTATTGATGTCATTATTTGATGGATTTGTAAAACTGTCAATAGCAGAATTTAAAGGGGCAAATACGGTAAAGTCAGTTTCTGAATCAGATAGTAATGTTGTAAAAGTTGTATTACCGTCTGCTGTCAAAGCACCTACTAAAGATGTTAAGTTAGGGTTTGCAATAGCATGATCTACGATATTAGGTAAACCTATTACAGCATCAACAATATGAACTACTCCGTTTATAGCTTTATTATCTGCAGCGGTAACAGTAGAAACACCATTAATAACAACGCCATCTTCTATATTTATAAACATACTAAGATTTGCGTCATCAGGACCCGCAGTTGAAAGAGATGAAACATATCCGGTAGACAAATCAGTAGATAAATTAGTGCCTGCAACCACATGGTTCAATAAAACTTGTGTGAGTACATCTGTCGGAATCTCATCAAGGCTGCTAAAATTATTATCCATCAAGAAAGCTTCGAAAGCTTCGTTTGTTGGTGCAAATACCGTAAAAGGACCTTCACCAGCCAATAAAGTTGGTAATTCTTCATCTGCAGCAACCAAAGCTTCTACTAATATACTTAAGCTTGGTACTGATATAGCTAAGTCGGTAATAGAAGACAATAAGACATCACTTAGTGCATCTAAGGCTTCTTGAGGAATCAATACTTTATCGATTAAATGTACTATTCCGTTTTCGGTTTCTACGTCAGCTGTAGTTACCATAGCCATTTCGTCTGCGGCATCGGTAAAAGTAACTCCATCCGCTATACTAACAGTAAGTGTTTCACCTTGTAAAGTAGTAATAGATTGTCCTTCAGTTAGATCACCAGAACTTACAGCTGCTCCAGATACCACATGATATTTTAAAATTGTAGCCAATAAGTCTTGTAATTGCTCATTGTTAAAATCATCTAATGTGTCAAATCCATCTAATCGAGCTAATAGGCTTGAAAAAGCATCATTGGTCGGTGCTAAAACTGTAAATTGACCTTCGCTACTTAAAGCTGTAATTAAATCGTTATTTGCACTTTCGTCAGCTTTTGTAAGTGCTGATACTAGAGAACTCAAAGAACTTGTTTTTTGTGCAGCCTCTACTATGTTGTCTTCTTCAACGATAATTACTGGATCATCATTGTCATCATCGCTACAAGAAGCAGCAAAAACTAACAGCATTACCATAGCTGTAGATTTTAAAATTTTACCTAGATTTTTCATTTTACAATTTTTTGTTGAACTATTTTAAAGCTAAGCTAAACAAAATATTTACATATTTAAAATAAGGATATGGTAGATATTGTTCTATTTAATTGCATTATATTGTAAAATTCACCTGATAATTGTAGATAATAAAAGGCTTTGTCTCAAATTATGATTTAAAATTGTTTAATATAAATTGGTAAAAGTTTAACATTTTTATTGACAATAAATGATTCAGCTTTAACTTTTTAAAGGTTTTTGGGAAATAAAATTATTTTTTTTGATGAGACATGTGAGTTGAAAAAAAAGTATTTCTGAAATGAAATTTTGTAATTTTGTACCGACCAAGAAGAAGAGATGAAAAAAGTAGTAATAGGACTTTCTGGAGGAGTAGATTCGAGCGTAGCAGCATACTTGCTAAAAGAGCAAGGTTATGATGTTATAGGCTTGTTTATGAAGAATTGGCATGATGATTCGGTAACGATATCAGAAGAGTGTCCGTGGTTAGAAGATAGCAACGATGCATTAATTGTAGCTGAGAAACTAGGAATACCGTTTCAAACAGTTGATTTAAGTGCGGAGTATAAAGAGCGTATAGTAGATTATATGTTTAGGGAATATGAAATGGGACGTACTCCAAACCCTGATGTACTGTGTAATAGGGAAATCAAGTTTGATGTCTTTATGAAAATTGCCATGCAATTAGGGGCAGATTATGTTGCCACAGGTCATTATTGTAGAAAAGGAACACTACATAATTCTGATGGTTCTGAAACATATCAATTACTGGCAGGAAAAGATGGTAATAAAGACCAATCTTATTTCTTATGCCAGTTATCGCAAGAGCAATTATCAAAAACATTATTTCCGATAGGGGAGTTGACCAAGCCTGAGGTAAGGGAAATTGCCAAAAAAATGGAACTGATTACTGCAGATAAAAAAGACTCACAAGGTTTATGTTTTATTGGTAAGGTTAGATTACCAGAGTTTTTACAACAACAGCTAAAACCTAAAACGGGTAAAATTGTTGAGGTTCCTGCAGCTTTTGAGAGTTATGAAAGAGCTATACCATCGTTTTCAGATAAAAGCGCTGAGTTAGAATTTTATGCAGAAAAACCGGTCTATCATTTAACTGATGGTAAAATTGTAGGTGAACACCAAGGGGCGCATTACTTTACAAAAGGGCAGCGTAAAGGGTTGCATGTAGGTGGTACAAAAGAACCGTTATTTGTCATAGATACAGATGTTAATGAAAATGTTATTTACACAGGTCAAGGCAAAGCACACCCTGGTTTGTATAGAAGAACGTTGTTTGTAAAGGACGAAGAAATACATTGGGTGCGTACAGATTTAGCTTTGAAGATTGATGAGAAACTAGAAGTAAAAGCACGTATTAGATACCGTCAAGAATTGCAAGAAGCTACTATTTATAGAGTAGAGGGTGGTATGTATGTTGATTTCAAAGAAATGCAATCTGCAATTACCGAAGGTCAATTTGTAGCATGGTATATTGAAGATGACCTTATAGGGTCGGGTGTAATTTCTTAACTAGAGAATTACATTTTAAGGTCCATAATAGTATCTTTAAAATGTGATTTTTCACTCGATAATCGAGATTTAAGTCGTTCGATCCTTGAGTCAAATTCTAAATTCAATTTTCAACATAAAGCTTTGGGTGATTACTCAGAGGTAAATTACTTCAATCATGCAAAATAGAATTACCGAACTTTTCAAGATAGAATTCCCTATTATTCAAGGAGGAATGATTTGGACCAGCGGATGGCGATTAGCTAGTGCTGTATCAAATGCCGGAGGTTTAGGAGTTATTGGTTCCGGTAGTATGTATCCTGATGTTTTGCGTGAGCATATTCAAAAATGCAAGAAGGCGACTTCGAAACCTTTTGCGGTTAATGTACCTATGTTGTATCCTGATATTGATAAATTGATGGATATTATTATAGAGGAGGATGTAAAAATTGTATTTACATCTGCAGGAAATCCGAAAACATGGACATCCATCCTAAAAGAAAAAGGAATTACTGTTGTACATGTAGTGAGTAGTTTAAAGTTTGCATTGAAAGCTCAGGAAGCCGGAGTAGATGCTATTGTTGCAGAAGGCTTTGAAGCAGGCGGACATAATGGTCGGGATGAAACAACAACTTTAGTATTAATACCTGCAGTGAAAGAAAAAATAACTATTCCTTTGATTGCGGCGGGAGGCATAGCAACAGGCAAAGCAATGTTGGCAGCGATGGTTTTAGGCGCTGACGGAGTGCAAGTAGGTAGTCGATTTGTAGCAAGTGTAGAAGCATCGAATCATACTAGCTTTAAAGAAGTTGTCGTAAATGCCAAAGAAGGTGATACTCATTTGACATTAAAAGAATTGGCACCCGTTCGTTTAGTGAAAAACAAATTTTATAACGAAGTTCAAAAAGCATACGCTGACGGAGCAACTGCCGAAGAGTTGAAAACGCTCTTAGGCAGAGGTCGTGCCAAAAAAGGCATGTTCTTAGGTGACTTAGAAGATGGCGAGCTAGAAATAGGTCAAGTATCTGCTTTAATACACGACATAAAACCGGCTGGCGAAATTGTTAAGAAGCTGATGAGTGA harbors:
- a CDS encoding CTP synthase; amino-acid sequence: MAQTKYIFVTGGVTSSLGKGIIAASLAKLLQSRGYKTTIQKLDPYINVDPGTLNPYEHGECYVTDDGAETDLDLGHYERFLNVRTSQANNVTTGRIYQSVIEKERRGEFLGKTVQVVPHITNEIKERVQLLGKSGEYDIVITEIGGTVGDIESLPYIEAVRQLLWELGDNNAIVIHLTLVPYLSAAGELKTKPTQHSVKTLMESGIKADILVCRTEHEISNEIKDKLALFCNVKREAVIQSIDASTIYDVPLLMQEEGLDTVTLQKLALPNTVAPDLGRWNEFLARHKNPKDEVTIGLVGKYVELQDSYKSILESFIHAGAANEVKVNVKSVHSEYITAANCESKLKGLDAILVAPGFGERGIEGKVKAVEYARINKIPFLGICLGMQMAVIEYARDVLGLKNANSTEMDEKTPDPVISIMEEQKTITDKGGTMRLGAWDCDLKDGSLVKKMYNGASQISERHRHRYEFNNAYLEQLENAGLMATGFNKETNLVEIVELKDHPWFIGVQYHPEYKSTVANPHPLFVGFVKAALEHKKSQTNATLA
- a CDS encoding fasciclin domain-containing protein; its protein translation is MKNLGKILKSTAMVMLLVFAASCSDDDNDDPVIIVEEDNIVEAAQKTSSLSSLVSALTKADESANNDLITALSSEGQFTVLAPTNDAFSSLLARLDGFDTLDDFNNEQLQDLLATILKYHVVSGAAVSSGDLTEGQSITTLQGETLTVSIADGVTFTDAADEMAMVTTADVETENGIVHLIDKVLIPQEALDALSDVLLSSITDLAISVPSLSILVEALVAADEELPTLLAGEGPFTVFAPTNEAFEAFLMDNNFSSLDEIPTDVLTQVLLNHVVAGTNLSTDLSTGYVSSLSTAGPDDANLSMFINIEDGVVINGVSTVTAADNKAINGVVHIVDAVIGLPNIVDHAIANPNLTSLVGALTADGNTTFTTLLSDSETDFTVFAPLNSAIDSFTNPSNNDINSILANHVISGAAADAASLSNTYFNTAATNVDGDNLSIYVNVDDGVTLNGISSVAAADIVATNGIIHAVDTVIDLPNVVTFATADPNFSSLVGALTAEGQPDFVSVLSTATGTEPAPFTVFAPTNGAFADLAAVPSGDVLTAVLNHHVIAGANIVSSDLSSGLVSPATLEGDTLTFTIDGDGNVTITDGSGNAEIGIIAVDVQANNGVIHAIDTVMIPDTTN
- a CDS encoding hydroxypyruvate isomerase family protein, which gives rise to MKRRNFIGTSAAASVGFLTTSAAAASDKNLETDAKLKYNINHSVCYWCYGSIPFEDFLKNLVELDIRSIDLVGPDEFPLLKKYNIHASMCWGAGMGIEKGFNDLSLHEELIADYERVIPLVAEAGYTNLICFSGNRNGMNDLVGLRNCALGLKKLMPLAEKHGVVLQMELLNSKVNHKDYMCDTSEWGVSLCEAIGSEHFKLLYDIYHMQIMEGDIIRNIEDYHQYYGHYHTGGNPGRHEIDETQEIFYPAVMKAILKTGYTGHVAQEFVPSWDDKIAALKQGVTICDV
- a CDS encoding NAD(P)H-dependent flavin oxidoreductase, translated to MQNRITELFKIEFPIIQGGMIWTSGWRLASAVSNAGGLGVIGSGSMYPDVLREHIQKCKKATSKPFAVNVPMLYPDIDKLMDIIIEEDVKIVFTSAGNPKTWTSILKEKGITVVHVVSSLKFALKAQEAGVDAIVAEGFEAGGHNGRDETTTLVLIPAVKEKITIPLIAAGGIATGKAMLAAMVLGADGVQVGSRFVASVEASNHTSFKEVVVNAKEGDTHLTLKELAPVRLVKNKFYNEVQKAYADGATAEELKTLLGRGRAKKGMFLGDLEDGELEIGQVSALIHDIKPAGEIVKKLMSEFQERKAELSNF
- the mnmA gene encoding tRNA 2-thiouridine(34) synthase MnmA yields the protein MKKVVIGLSGGVDSSVAAYLLKEQGYDVIGLFMKNWHDDSVTISEECPWLEDSNDALIVAEKLGIPFQTVDLSAEYKERIVDYMFREYEMGRTPNPDVLCNREIKFDVFMKIAMQLGADYVATGHYCRKGTLHNSDGSETYQLLAGKDGNKDQSYFLCQLSQEQLSKTLFPIGELTKPEVREIAKKMELITADKKDSQGLCFIGKVRLPEFLQQQLKPKTGKIVEVPAAFESYERAIPSFSDKSAELEFYAEKPVYHLTDGKIVGEHQGAHYFTKGQRKGLHVGGTKEPLFVIDTDVNENVIYTGQGKAHPGLYRRTLFVKDEEIHWVRTDLALKIDEKLEVKARIRYRQELQEATIYRVEGGMYVDFKEMQSAITEGQFVAWYIEDDLIGSGVIS
- a CDS encoding DUF3820 family protein; amino-acid sequence: MEINPDKQKLIELAHYRMPFGKYKGKYLIDLPEPYLVWFNQKGFPDGKLGDLLRSMLEIKTNGLESIIRKIQKHFPKETR
- the yidC gene encoding membrane protein insertase YidC — its product is MEEKKFDVQSIIGFVLIFGILIFMFYQNQPTPEELEAEKAKQEQVEAAKASEDSEIETVINDVPQLDLQDSTAVANYQGKLGAFGFTKPSNDITTLENDVLLLKISNKGGQIVEAKMKQFVTYDSVPVYLVKDGNASFGLDFATSDNRTLNTQDLYFEPTMTNDNGNQVLSLKAKTSSNQYLEYRYVIKPNDYLVDFTIKSKGLDNVISSSKPVQLDWKLKAIRHSKSIQYENRYTRLTYNHEDGKISKLSEGSDDEETEEDVKWISYRQHFFSSILAADQPFKSGDLTSVNLVEEESRTFGFTKEYASALPVELEGGEISKDLHWYFGPTDVDTLSKYEDLGLVDSIPFGWGIFGWINRYVFTPFYSLISTYFPYGIAIIIMTILVRLAMSPVTYKSYLSQAKMKVLKPEITELGEKYKDNAMKKQQETMKLYGKAGVSPMSGCIPAVIQMPIFYALFMFFPTSFALRQKSFLWADDLSSFDTIYQFPEGFSIPFYGDHVSLFPILASIAIFFYMMMTTGQNMPTQPGMPNMKFIMYLMPFMMLIFFNNYASGLSLYYFVSNTITIGIMLVIKNFILDNDKIHAQIQENKKKPKKENKFQKKMREMMEQAEAQKKK